A genomic region of Armatimonadota bacterium contains the following coding sequences:
- a CDS encoding SLBB domain-containing protein: MMRWTLIMAALFGMAASSALAGGLYTLGPEDVLSITVYGHEDLTRDVVVLSDGQFAYPIVGSVSASGQTAEQVAAAISKGLEKELNEPSVTVTVKQPAMRRVYASGLVAKAGSYDLKPGWRVSHLVAEAGGISGKPELTKATVVRGSTNIAVDLAAVLGESNRDADIELMPGDLVQIQADTNLVHVVGQAKSPGDYQLKAKLGVLEALAMAGGATDNAALTGVQILRGARVIKVDMHAIMANGDSGANVVMEPGDTLLIPANEARIAVLGGVQQPGYYDLPDGKVVTLADAIAMARGGNKRARMTNVALVRMVGGKQIVSKVDISRFLKKGDLTQNPAVSPGDVVYVTDGSAVEPGAVLGAIMSLASPLVYTFARQ; the protein is encoded by the coding sequence ATGATGCGCTGGACACTGATAATGGCTGCCCTGTTCGGAATGGCGGCTTCATCCGCTCTCGCCGGCGGCCTGTACACCCTCGGCCCGGAGGACGTGCTGAGCATCACCGTTTATGGGCACGAAGATCTCACACGCGACGTGGTGGTCCTCAGCGATGGCCAATTTGCGTATCCCATCGTTGGTAGTGTGTCCGCGTCCGGGCAAACGGCCGAACAGGTCGCGGCAGCGATATCCAAAGGACTGGAAAAGGAACTCAACGAGCCCAGCGTTACGGTCACGGTTAAACAGCCAGCGATGCGCCGGGTGTATGCCAGCGGGCTGGTCGCAAAGGCCGGTTCATACGATTTGAAGCCCGGCTGGCGCGTCAGCCACCTCGTCGCCGAGGCCGGCGGCATCTCCGGCAAACCCGAGCTCACCAAAGCCACCGTTGTCCGTGGTTCCACAAACATAGCCGTTGACCTTGCGGCGGTCCTCGGCGAAAGCAACCGTGACGCGGACATCGAACTGATGCCTGGCGACCTCGTCCAGATTCAGGCGGATACAAACCTGGTGCACGTCGTTGGACAGGCTAAATCACCTGGCGATTATCAGCTCAAGGCCAAACTGGGAGTGCTGGAAGCCCTGGCAATGGCCGGCGGCGCGACGGACAACGCAGCCCTGACCGGCGTTCAGATTCTTCGCGGCGCTCGCGTCATCAAGGTTGACATGCACGCGATCATGGCGAACGGCGATTCCGGCGCCAATGTGGTGATGGAACCCGGGGACACCCTGCTGATCCCCGCCAACGAGGCGCGCATCGCGGTGCTCGGCGGTGTCCAGCAACCCGGCTACTACGATTTGCCCGACGGCAAGGTCGTTACCCTCGCGGACGCGATCGCCATGGCCCGCGGCGGCAATAAGCGCGCCAGGATGACCAATGTGGCGCTCGTTCGCATGGTCGGCGGCAAGCAGATCGTAAGCAAGGTGGACATCAGCCGCTTCCTCAAGAAGGGCGATCTGACCCAGAATCCCGCCGTTTCGCCCGGCGACGTGGTCTATGTGACCGACGGCAGCGCCGTTGAGCCTGGCGCCGTGCTGGGCGCGATCATGTCTCTCGCCAGCCCGTTGGTGTACACCTTCGCGCGGCAGTAG